The following proteins are co-located in the Shouchella hunanensis genome:
- a CDS encoding polysaccharide deacetylase family protein, producing the protein MRAYHKLFSPIFLLLLVGCTNYESTTVTLHPQKERSEHLPKSSRIPSIIDPHPLDLTIYQHQAPTEWGEFISGVKTKMETNEKAIALTFDACGGEHGSLYDEALMNYLIEHQIPATLFVNARWIKANEPLFLELAENPLFQIENHGTEHKPLSVTGKSVWGIDGTKSIEDAYEEVLVNHNLITELTGVEPTMFRPGTAFFDNIAVQMLDDLGIEAVNYSILGDAGATFTPEQVTHALVDHAEHGAIALLHMNQPSSGTAEGVKRAIPLLMDAGYTFVQLDEFPLK; encoded by the coding sequence ATGCGAGCCTACCATAAACTGTTTTCACCTATTTTCCTTTTACTCTTAGTAGGTTGTACGAATTACGAGTCTACTACCGTCACTTTACATCCTCAAAAAGAACGATCTGAGCATTTGCCTAAATCTAGCAGGATCCCTTCTATTATAGATCCGCATCCCCTAGACCTCACGATCTACCAACACCAAGCGCCAACAGAGTGGGGGGAATTTATCAGCGGTGTTAAAACAAAAATGGAAACCAATGAAAAGGCAATAGCATTAACATTCGATGCTTGTGGTGGTGAGCATGGCTCTTTATATGATGAAGCGTTGATGAACTATTTAATTGAACATCAAATCCCAGCTACACTTTTCGTAAATGCACGCTGGATAAAAGCGAATGAACCACTTTTTCTTGAATTAGCGGAAAACCCCTTATTTCAAATCGAAAATCACGGAACTGAACATAAGCCACTCTCTGTCACCGGAAAAAGCGTTTGGGGTATAGACGGAACTAAATCAATTGAAGACGCCTATGAGGAAGTACTAGTGAACCATAATCTTATAACTGAACTAACGGGAGTAGAACCGACAATGTTTCGCCCAGGTACAGCCTTTTTTGACAATATTGCTGTGCAAATGCTCGATGACTTAGGAATTGAAGCTGTAAACTATTCCATTTTAGGAGATGCAGGCGCCACCTTTACGCCTGAGCAGGTGACGCATGCACTTGTTGACCACGCAGAACATGGAGCCATTGCCCTTCTGCATATGAACCAGCCAAGTAGCGGAACCGCAGAAGGAGTTAAACGAGCCATTCCCCTTTTAATGGATGCAGGTTACACATTTGTTCAACTTGATGAGTTCCCATTAAAATAA